AGGGACCCCTGCCAGTTATCTGTAGCCCCGAAGATGCAGCTAGCCACAGCTGCACCTCGAGGGAGTCCATGGAGGGAGACAGGAAGAACCATATGCCGACCAAGTCCATAAGCTTTTGGAGCAGCAACCCCTAGTGCAAGCCCTTCAGCCAAAGCGTGAAGAGCAACTGCTCCACATGACAAGAATGACTGGAGGGTGTGAACACTCACGGGGAAACCAGTTACTGTCGGCAAATTATGCACTGAAGTTTTTTTGCGACCTGCAAGCTTCAGAATACTAGAGCTCAAAGTATGGACAGATGCAGCTCCCAAGGCAAGCAGCAAAATAAGAGGAAAAAATCCCATCTTTGAGGAGAAAAGTAGCTGCGATGGTCGCCAGGCACCAAGGACAAAGGCAATGCCAGATGCCGCACCCATGAGAAGAGCATGCTGGAAACGGAAAGCAAGTGCAAATGCAACAAGGACCATGCCACCAAGCAATGGCCCAAGACCAAAAAGCAATGAAACAAAGAAGCCAGAAGCATCCTCTGAACTGCAACATATAACATGCCAATAAGAGTACTTCCAAAGTGAGGTGAAAATACATTCTATTTATCAGAACATCTCAAAAAGGAGGTAACCACACAGGTTAAATGAACATAGGGTActataaatcatgcaaacatTAACCATATGGCAAGCAATCTCCTCAACCTTAAGAATAAACTCACTTGTAGTCATGGCTGAAACTCTGAAAAAGAGTACTAAGTGCTTCCATGAATGCAACAGAGAGAGTAGCTGCAGATGCAACATGTGATGGAGAGGCTTCCTACAACAAGGCATGAAAAACTACATGAGTTGGAAAGGGAAAATACAACATTGCGAGTATTTGATATATTTAATTCAGGTCCCAAATGATATTTGCAGTTGAATTGAATCCAAAATGCTCTAAAAGCCTACGACAAATATACAAGGTTTTACAAAGTACCCAAAATGAACAAATCCCATGATGTAAGTTACCTTAAATGCATCAGGAAGCACCTCTGCAACAACCATCCAGATCATACATCCAGCAGCAAATCCCGTACAGAAAGGAAGGAACTTGCTAAATGCATCAGCGCACATGAATGAAGGAACTGCTACAATTGGCTGCAAGATCAACACAAAGAGGTTCACACTGAAAATGCTATAGCTTGCTAAAGTCCTTCAGTGTTGTACAAAGACCAGGAAAAAAGTTCTGCTTGACCAATAATTAGGGGGTTTAGGTGGGAGCGAGCTTCCACCCCCTTGTGGCCCAGACCAATATCCCTCCAATGAACCAAGACAGGACTTTATTGATTAGACATGGTGAATCAGATATCCAAACACTAGTAGCCATTAGAAATCCAGATTTATTCATTTAAGTCTAATCACATTCATGCACGTGAACTCAAACCTTGGATTGGATTGTTTTACAGCTTATTCAAACAATTCTCCAAGACATGGATATATTCACAAATTCCATGAAAATTTTATATCTTATCAAATTACCTGCGGTAATGACGTAATTACACTCCATAACATGGCATTCTGTGGTGAAACACCCCTTGATGCAAGCACCATACTTACAGCTAATCCTTCTGGTATATTGTGAACAGCAATAGCCAAAGTTACCAAAAGGCCCTGAGAGAAACCCTTTGAACCAGCAAAGGAAACCCCAACACCAGAGCCCTCCCCAAATGAATGAAGAGTCATTATTCCAATCACAAGAACTACTTTAGTTGCATCTGCACCTTTAATGTCCAACATACTAACCTCTCCATATTGTTCGAGAAACTGAAACCAGATGTAATGATGTAAGCCATAATTGGAACATGATATATACTGGCACCATGTACAAGTAAATACCAGAACTAGAACAGCTACAAACAAGCAAATATATTTACAAGGGTATTATTTTGTTAGTTCACAAACTTATAGGACTTGTACTTAAAAGCTTGGAACATCTTATCATTTTCAACCTGTATGTCCTCTCATAAAGAAATGAAATAATTCATGAAATGGCATGCCAATGGACTTTTCTGGACAAGCAAATATTGAGATATCACAGTTGTCACCTAGAAAGCCTATGTTCTCATTATAACTAGATTATACTACCAGTTAATACGCATGTATGGACTAAAATAGgataaaaaaaatctctctGCAAGATGTAATGACGATGTTGTTTAGATaaaaagcaagaatcaaaatcacaaatggGAAGCACCAACTAAGTATCAAGGACGGGGCAGATATGTAAAACAGAAGATAAGGAAAAGTCAATACCTTCTTGCAAAGCAAAATAAAAATTCCCCCAGCTAGAATCCCAAAGACCACCCAATTCCCTGCTCCATGACCTTGCCCTTCCTGTATAAGATCAAAGCTCGCAGCCAACATCACACCAGCAGCCATTCCATTGCAGAGTCCAGCCCATTGCGGATCAAGCTCCACGAAGAAGAATGGCACTGCACCTAAACCAGTGGCAGCAGCCATTGCCAGCGTAAATAATGCAACAGTGGAGATTGAGACCTTGCTGTTCCCACCCTTTGTCTCACCGATCCCATTATTTATATCCTCAAAACCTAAGGTATTCTCATTACCAGTGCCATCAATAACATTAGTTCTCACATTCTTGTGCGGAGCAGATATCAACTTCCGTGAAACCTCTTCTTCAGACTCGGCTGTAGCATACCCAAATAGAACCACGAAGAGGAGTGAAAACAACACAGCTTTCCTACAAGCAGACTTCATTTTTTTCACTCGTAATATGTCACTAACCAGATCACAACTTCAGTTTCATAATTTTGGGAGGTACACGCTGTATTCTTCTCTTGGATGCTATCAGATATGCCGCGCTCTATCAAACCATCAAAGGTCACTTCTCCAGTTCGAAGCCACCCCTCGTGGTTTGATGATGTGCCCCGGTGTGCCCCTGCCAATTTCAAAAGAGGTACCACTACATCAGTAATACAGTAACAGTTGCACATTCCCCATAAATGTATATTGCAAAACTCTGCCTtttccaacaaaacaaaacaattgcCTGATGTACAATATCCAATTTACAACCGAAAATTTCGAAACTACAATAACAATTGAAGTAAATTAAACTACCCTTATGTCAATGCCGAATGGAACAATCAACAATTGAAGACTAAAACGATTGACCAAGGAATACCCATTTCCGAAATTAGATCAAATTTGCTCTCTTTTTCAAGGAAAACCAATCAAGCACAAGAATCTCAatcaaaaaataagaaaaagcgTAAACAAAGAACCCCTAATTTGAATTAAAATCAGAGAGAACCGATCAATAAATACCTAAATTAAAAACGAGATAAAGGAAATGAGAATCAAACTAACCGATAGCACCgaccaagagagagagagagagggaagggCTTGACTCAACGTCAGTCAAACGCAATTCCAAAGGTTTCCCGGGAATAATAATGAACTGGGGATGCAACCGCAGATAAAACGTTCGATTAtggatcaaaatcaatttgacGACGTTGGAGTAAAGTCGGAGTCTTTGGACTTTTTTGGTGCAATTTTATTGACAACAAAAATTGAaagactttatttttaatttaatttaatttaatttaatactGTGAGTCAGGACATTGTTTTTGGCACAAAACCGGTGACTCCGCAAAAATGGAAAGGATATTCCCATTTTTCGGTTTAGGCTTTCCCTTTCCAGTAATATTATTAGAGTAATGGTCAaactagccttcctgcacgcgCGATGCGCGTGCGGAAGGGCCGCGCTCGCGCGTGCGTAATGTCCTTCCTCTTTTGTTACGCATATTTGAAATGTTACTCATGAGTGCAATATAATTTCTGTGTTGCTTATTACCTAACTCTTACCTCATATTGATATTATAAAATATTGTATATGTCTTTAGCAATCCATCAGTAAAAAACATAAATGGTTGGAACAAATATGTCTTTAGCAATCCATTGTACAAAAATATGCGTtggtatatacaaatatatataattttaatggTTGGAACCCAGTCTACTTATTATTGAAATTGGTTAactaccacaaaataaaaacatatttaaaggaaaagaagcaGAGCTTAAGAGTTCTTTTTGTTCCACTCTTTCAAAATAAGCTGACTGATATAATAATGTTCATTTTTACTGATTTTCCAATGCACCAACCACATGAAAAATACGGAAACATGCCTCCTATGGCCCTTGTCTCTTTagaactttttcttttgttgagggCGACGATCTGGTACCATTCCTACAAATAGAAAGAATTACACAAAGTTACAGGGTTATAATccaaaaaaattcaatcaaatatGTACATTTCTAATCAATAAAAATGTCAAAATACCTATGAAGACGATCTATCATTTGTGTTTGAATGAAGCAAAACTTCTTTAAATACGACATTTTTTGTAAATACGCCATCTTCACCAACTATGGATCCTTTTTTCACCAGAACTTTTGTGGTTGACTCCGACACTCCTCTCGACAATGccacatataattgtccatGACTAAAAACATGATCTGGGAGGTAAACACCTACATGTGGGATAGTCTGGCCTTGAGATTTGTTTATGGTCAAACAGAAGCTTAATTTCACTGGAAACTGCTTTCTTGTTAGTTGAAATGGGAGCCCAGCATTTTCTGCACTTTTCAAAGGAATTCTAGGTAGAAAAACTCTAGTCCCAGCAAATTGTCCTGTTAGTATCTCAGCATCAATAAGATTTTGGTACGAACCACGGCACAACAATCTAGTACCGTTACACAATCCCAATTTAGGGTCAATATTCCTTAAAAGCATGATTGGAGCACCTACTTTCAGAGTTAACTTGTGGGGTGGTAGCCCACCTGCGGTTATTGAGTTCAGAAACTCTGGTTGGTACAAATTTCTGCTGTCATCTTCAACAGAGTCAAATGAGTACAATGTAATTTCTTCACCTGGAAACATATAGATTATCTTTTCATTCAACACGTCCACATCGTCGTTTATAGGAGTAATCAATGCTCTGTCCACCATGTATCTCGCATCATTTACATGATCACCCAAATTGGGGAAAACTTCATCAATAATTAGATTGATAGATTGGTCGCTTTCCCATGGAACCACCATGCATTCCGGTAATCTTATCATTTCGTCATTAATGACTTGTTCACTCCCATCGCCTACACGAAGAAGAAACTCTGCAAATTGGTGGTCATTTATGGATCTCATATTCTGTCTCAGTCTCAATATCTTTATATGTGTCCAAAATGTTGATTTCACAATGGAGGCTTGAATGAGTTCAGACTTCGTTCCTTTAGGAATAACAGGGAGGACTTGACGAAAATCTCCCCCAAAAATCATTATCTTTCCACCAAATGGTAAGTCGACATCCATTATGTCTCTAAAAGTTCGATCAAGTGCTTCAAAGACATGTCGATGTGTCATAGGTGCCTCATCCCAAATAATTGCAGTCGAATCTTGTACCAGTTGTGCCAGAGCAGACTGTTTACTTATGGAACACATAGATGACGCATCTACATTGAGTGGAATCTTAAATCTGGAGTGAGCTGTCCTCCCGCCGGGCAGTATATTTGCAGCTATTCCAGATGATGCTGTGGCTAAGACTATATGATTCATTCTTCGTATGTTTGCTAGCAATGCACGGTATAAATATGTCTTCCCAGTTCCACCAGGACcatcaacaaaaaataatgcaCTTCTTTTTCTCTGAACTGCATCCATGATCGTGTCAAAGGCGATCCTTTGGTCGTCATTAAGGCGGTCAATTGCATCAATGTCTTCTTGAGAGATATGTACGGAAAGTTCGTCTTCAATACACCTTGGCATTCTTGAATTTTCTTCTGGCTCCGTTGTCATTTCAGGCAGGTCAAAATCTCTAATGTTCCTGTTAAATTGTTCAAGTACTCCATTTAAATCTTGTAAGAGCCTGTT
Above is a genomic segment from Rosa chinensis cultivar Old Blush chromosome 3, RchiOBHm-V2, whole genome shotgun sequence containing:
- the LOC112194810 gene encoding putative zinc transporter At3g08650, with amino-acid sequence MKSACRKAVLFSLLFVVLFGYATAESEEEVSRKLISAPHKNVRTNVIDGTGNENTLGFEDINNGIGETKGGNSKVSISTVALFTLAMAAATGLGAVPFFFVELDPQWAGLCNGMAAGVMLAASFDLIQEGQGHGAGNWVVFGILAGGIFILLCKKFLEQYGEVSMLDIKGADATKVVLVIGIMTLHSFGEGSGVGVSFAGSKGFSQGLLVTLAIAVHNIPEGLAVSMVLASRGVSPQNAMLWSVITSLPQPIVAVPSFMCADAFSKFLPFCTGFAAGCMIWMVVAEVLPDAFKEASPSHVASAATLSVAFMEALSTLFQSFSHDYNSEDASGFFVSLLFGLGPLLGGMVLVAFALAFRFQHALLMGAASGIAFVLGAWRPSQLLFSSKMGFFPLILLLALGAASVHTLSSSILKLAGRKKTSVHNLPTVTGFPVSVHTLQSFLSCGAVALHALAEGLALGVAAPKAYGLGRHMVLPVSLHGLPRGAAVASCIFGATDNWQGSLAAAALIGFMGPISAIGAILAGIDYSGLDHVMVFACGGLLPSFGNVVRRAGRLDMRKSSCGLLMGMVFATLCLTCTKLVCLHTPYCNSAPEAVR